In Parageobacillus sp. KH3-4, the genomic window TTATTCAAAACGGGAAATTAGTCGGCGCAGTTACTCATGTATTTGTCAATGATCCGACATCTGGCTATGGCGTTCATATCGAATGGATGTTACACGAAGCAGGAATTGATATATACGGAAAATCGAACAAAAAGGCGAGCTGATAATGCGGCTCGTCTTTTGAAATTTTATTTACAAAAAATTTCGTGGAAAACATCATAAATTCAGCTTTTTTTGCATAGATATTTGATGAAACATCATATAAAATGAATATGTAAAGATTTTTCGATAAAATTATATTTATATTCCATAAAAAATTGTCAAATTAGGTCGTTTTTTGATATAATTCCAAAAATTATTTGTTTTTTTAATATTTTTTAAAAAAGTGAAAGGATTTTTCATCATGTTGTCGAATTTGTCACAATAGAATTTTCATCTACATAGCAATAGAATTTTGGGAGTAAGGAGGAAGATTTTCTTGAAAATTAAAGTATGTATTGCGGACGATAATCGTGAGTTAGTGAATTTGCTCGAAGAATATATTTCCAGCCAAAACGATATGGAAGTGATCGGGACTGCTTATAATGGTCAAGATTGCTTATATATGCTCGAGGAAAAACAACCGGATGTGTTATTGTTAGACATTATTATGCCTCATTTAGATGGATTGGCCGTATTGGAAAAAATTCGTGCGAAGCGGGAAAAACAACCGAATGTGATCATGTTGACAGCGTTTGGCCAAGAAGATGTGACAAAGAAAGCAGTGGAACTTGGCGCCTCTTATTTTATTTTAAAACCGTTTGACATGGAAAATTTAGTGTATCATATCCGTCAAGTGCATGGAAAAACAGCACCAATGGTGAAAAAAGCAGCGTCTGCCTACCAAACGCGGGATAACAGGCCGAAAAATTTGGATGCAAGCATCACGAGCATCATTCATGAAATCGGCGTTCCGGCCCATATTAAAGGATATTTATATTTACGTGAAGCGATCGCCATGGTATATAACGATATTGAATTGCTCGGGGCAATTACGAAAGTGCTTTACCCAGACATTGCGAAAAAATATAATACGACCGCCAGCCGCGTCGAGCGGGCGATCCGCCATGCGATTGAAGTCGCTTGGAGCCGCGGCAATCTCGAATCCATTTCTTCCTTATTCGGCTACACCGTAAGCATGTCCAAAGCCAAACCGACAAACAGCGAATTCATTGCGATGGTAGCCGATAAGCTAAGATTAGAGCATAAGGCGTCTTAAAGCCGCTAATATCAACGGTTTGAAGGCTTCGGGCAACAAACGTTAGTTACCGATAAATATCGAAACGAAGCCGATAAATATTCATACGTACGCATACGAACGAGAAACGCCTCTTATTTACCGGGGAAAACAACGGTAAGTAGGAGGTGTTTTTATTTTGTCCGACTTTGATATTCAGTTAGATAATTTCATGCTGTATTGTGACGCTAAAAATCTGTCGCGGAAAACGAAAGCGAGTTACGAACAAACTTTACGCCTATTCTTTTTATATCTCGAGGAACAACACAAAATTAAGCAGATCAAGAAAGTAAAGCCTTTTCACATTCGGGCGTATATCAAATATTTACGTGAGCGCGGGAAATATACGGTGGTTTCTAACCTAAATAAGACAAACGTAAATTATCCGACCCATCGTACAGATGACAACAAACCGATCAGCGATACAACCATTTCTAAAAGTGTTTTTCAATTTCTTGTCTAGAGAACGGGAAATAAAAGAAGATCCATGCGAAAATATCGAAAACGTTAAACCGCAGCCTTGCACGGCATGCATAAAGCGCGTCCCTTCGAAACATTTTGTTGTTACATCGGCTTTTTCCAAACATATAGTTCGAAAATAAAGAAACAATCGCGACGGCAATAAGCCCGAAAAATACAATATAAATCCGCCAAGCAAACCGCTTCAACGATATTGTTTCCAGAATTAACAGCGTCGAAACAATGTCGCGACATTGTACGGAAGTGTTTAGCGGGTATAAACGTGATAATGGCGCCAAACAGCGCGTTTGTGAAAAGAAATACGCGACGATATCAAAGTACACTTAAC contains:
- the spo0A gene encoding sporulation transcription factor Spo0A, with the protein product MKIKVCIADDNRELVNLLEEYISSQNDMEVIGTAYNGQDCLYMLEEKQPDVLLLDIIMPHLDGLAVLEKIRAKREKQPNVIMLTAFGQEDVTKKAVELGASYFILKPFDMENLVYHIRQVHGKTAPMVKKAASAYQTRDNRPKNLDASITSIIHEIGVPAHIKGYLYLREAIAMVYNDIELLGAITKVLYPDIAKKYNTTASRVERAIRHAIEVAWSRGNLESISSLFGYTVSMSKAKPTNSEFIAMVADKLRLEHKAS
- a CDS encoding site-specific integrase produces the protein MLYCDAKNLSRKTKASYEQTLRLFFLYLEEQHKIKQIKKVKPFHIRAYIKYLRERGKYTVVSNLNKTNVNYPTHRTDDNKPISDTTISKSVFQFLV